The following are from one region of the Sciurus carolinensis chromosome 5, mSciCar1.2, whole genome shotgun sequence genome:
- the Frat1 gene encoding proto-oncogene FRAT1 yields MPCRREEEEEAGEEAEGEEEDDDDSFLLLEQSVTLGGSGEVDRLVAQIGQTLQLDAAHDSPASPCVPPGPPLQPRVALPADKARPRAVPLLLRPASSEAVGPAPPGALRCALGDRGRVRGRAAPYCVAELSSGPSALSPLPSQPGLDGPPEAGKQGIPQPLSGPCRRGWLRSAAASRRLQQRRGSQPDTCSGDDDPHQLLQQLVLSGNLIKEAVRRLHSRRLQLHAKLPQHPLLGPLSAPVHEPPSPRSPRAACSDPGASGRRAQLITVDGVLVPGS; encoded by the coding sequence ATGCCGTGccggagggaggaggaagaggaagccgGCGAGGAAgcggagggggaggaggaggacgacGACGACAGCTTCCTCCTGCTGGAGCAGTCGGTGACGCTGGGCGGCTCGGGCGAGGTGGACCGACTGGTAGCCCAGATCGGCCAGACGCTGCAGCTGGACGCGGCGCACGACAGTCCGGCCTCCCCGTGCGTGCCCCCGGGGCCTCCGTTGCAGCCCCGGGTGGCGCTGCCGGCAGACAAGGCCCGGCCCCGGGCCGTTCCGCTGCTGCTGCGACCCGCGTCGTCCGAGGCTGTGGGGCCGGCGCCCCCAGGAGCTCTACGCTGCGCCCTCGGGGACCGCGGTCGCGTGCGGGGTCGCGCTGCGCCCTATTGCGTGGCGGAGCTCTCCTCAGGCCCAAGCGCGCTATCTCCATTGCCCTCTCAGCCCGGCCTTGATGGCCCTCCGGAAGCCGGCAAACAGGGCATCCCGCAGCCTCTGTCCGGCCCGTGCCGGCGAGGATGGCTACGGAGCGCTGCCGCGTCCCGCCGACTGCAGCAGCGACGCGGGTCCCAGCCCGACACCTGCAGTGGCGACGACGATCCGCACCAACTCCTGCAGCAGCTCGTGCTCTCGGGAAACCTCATCAAGGAGGCAGTCAGAAGGCTTCATTCGCGACGGCTGCAGTTACATGCAAAGCTTCCCCAACACCCTCTCTTGGGTCCTCTGTCGGCTCCAGTGCACGAGCCCCCTTCACCCCGAAGCCCTCGAGCGGCCTGCAGTGACCCTGGGGCGTCCGGCAGAAGGGCGCAGCTCATAACCGTAGACGGTGTTCTTGTGCCTGGCAGCTAA
- the Frat2 gene encoding GSK-3-binding protein FRAT2 produces MPCRREEEEEAGEEAEGEEEEDDDDSFLLLEQSVTLGGSGEVDRLVAQIGQTLQLDAAHDSPASPCVPPGPPLQPPVALPADKARPRAVPLLLRPASSEAVGPAPSGALRCALGDRGRVRGRAAPYCVAELSSGPSALPGPCRRGWLRGAGASRRLQQRRWTQAGARTGDDDPHRLLQQLVLSGNLIKEAVRRLQRAVAAVAATSPTGASGPGGGRSGPDPVALQTSSALL; encoded by the coding sequence ATGCCGTGccggagggaggaggaagaggaagccgGCGAGGAAgcggagggggaggaggaggaggacgacgACGACAGCTTCCTCCTGCTGGAGCAGTCGGTGACGCTGGGCGGCTCGGGCGAGGTGGACCGACTGGTGGCCCAGATCGGCCAGACGCTGCAGCTGGACGCGGCGCACGACAGTCCGGCCTCCCCGTGCGTGCCCCCGGGGCCGCCGCTGCAGCCCCCAGTGGCGCTGCCGGCAGACAAGGCCCGGCCCCGGGCCGTTCCGCTGCTGCTGCGACCCGCGTCGTCCGAGGCTGTGGGGCCGGCGCCCTCAGGAGCTCTACGCTGCGCCCTCGGGGACCGCGGTCGCGTGCGGGGTCGCGCTGCGCCCTATTGCGTGGCGGAGCTCTCCTCAGGCCCAAGCGCACTGCCCGGGCCGTGCCGGCGAGGATGGCTCCGGGGCGCCGGCGCTTCCCGGCGACTGCAACAGCGACGATGGACCCAAGCCGGGGCACGCACGGGCGATGACGACCCCCATCGTCTCCTGCAGCAGCTCGTGCTCTCGGGAAACCTCATCAAGGAGGCGGTCAGGAGGCTCCAGCGAGCCGTCGCCGCGGTTGCGGCCACCAGCCCCACGGGTGCCTCTGGGCCCGGGGGCGGACGCAGCGGACCGGACCCGGTCGCCTTGCAGACCTCGAGCGCCTTGCTCTGA